GTCGACCACGAGATGGACCTTACGGTCGAAGTGGCCGGCGAGCCGGTCCGGGAAGCGGCACATCACTTCGGCGGTGAAGCTCTCGGCGAAGACCATGAAGTGCATCCCGCACTTGGTACTGATCGCCGACATCGCGTCCACCGAGAACCGGTTGCCGGTCCGCCGCACGACGGGAGTCTTCCCCTTCTCTCCCCAGGTGCGGCCGGTGACCTGGTCGGAGCGGATGCCGACCTGGTCGGCGAACAGGACCTCGCCCAGTCCTTCTTCGCCTTCGCCCAGATCGCCGGCCAGCCCTGCCCTCCTCGTGCCAGCTGTCGGCGTACATGTGAACGTGGCTCTGGCAAGATTTTCGTAGCCCGAGATCATCTCGCCGTGATGGGCGGCTCGTCCGCGTCGTGGGCAGCCTTTGGTTGAGCTCTGTTGAACTGGGCAATTCATTCACGCAGTTGGCGGATGTTCTGGTGGTGTCGATCAACATCTCTGGTCCTTTCGTGGTGATCTCCGCCTTACGAGATCGCGTCCTCCGGCCGGGTGCACTGGGTGCGGCGCGCTGAGTGCGTGGGTGCACAGTCGTTACGTACGGCGCCTCGCCGATGCTGTTGGGTGCCATTCAAAATCGTGACGGGTTTGCCATTCCCGATGGTGATGTTCGGGGATGAGAAGAGCCCGCCGGTGGGGTTCCGGCGGGCTGTTTGATCTTCATCGTGTCACTGGGATGTTGACGGTGCCTATGGTGGGCGCGGTCGTCATTCGGCGGTGACTTCGGCGACGGCGGCGCGGGCGCTGGTCTCGTCGACGATGGGCTTGCCCTCGGCGTAGGCGGACAGCAGGGCCTGGACGGCGAGGTTGTTGACGGCGCGGGGAAAGCCGCGGGCGGTGTCGTGGATCAGCGTGATCGCGTCGTCGGTGAACAGGGTGTCGCTGCGGCCGGCGAGCGCGAGGTGGTGGACCAGGTAGGAGGAGGTCTCCTCGCCGGTCATGGACGGCATGTTGTAGCGGACCTGGATCCTCTGGTCCAGGGCGGCCAGGACACCGAGTTTGATCTTGTGCCGCAGGGTCGGCTGGCCGATCAGCAGGCAGGCCAGCGGGCTGTTGGAATCCATCTCGTCGTTGGTCAGCATCCGGATCGCCTCCAGCTGCTCGTGGTCCAGGAGATGTGCCTCCTCGATGATCAGGATGGGGACGCGGCCGCGCTCGTTGTTCTCGGTGGCCAGCAGGGCGGTGGCCTGCGGGATCAGCGTCGACTTGTGCGGACGCGGGACGCCGCCCAGCGAGGCGACGATCGCGTGGTGGATCCCGGCGACGCCGACCGCGGGGTTCGCCAGGTAGATCACCTTGTGGCGGGGGTGGTCCAGCTGGGACAGCGACGCTCTGACCGCGACGGTCTTGCCCGCGCCGACCTCGCCGGTGATCACCCCCAGTGCGCGTTCGCCGATGCACCAGGTGATGCGGGCGACGGCCTGCGCGTGGGAGGAGTGCCGGTGCAGCATCGAGGGGGCCAGGTCCTTGTCGAAGGGCATGCGCGTGAAGCCCCAGTGCGCGGTCAGTTTGTCTATCAACGTCCGTCCGTCCTCTCCAAGTGGGCGATGCAGCGGTCCAGTTCGGCTGCGGCGTGTTCGGCCCGCCGGTGGAAGCGGACCGCGAGCCGCAAGGCCGGGCCGGTGACCCGGTGGTGGTCGAGCCTGCGGCCGGCCAGCCGCAGCGTCCGCTCCAGCAGCAGGCGGGCCGACGTCTCCTGGTCGTCGAGCTCGTCGAGCCGGTCCTGGACCGGGTTGCCGCTGGTCACGAGCCTTCCTCGGTCAGGTCGACGGCTTCGGTCGGTTGGGCCTGGCCGGGCAGGAAGACTGAGGTGATCCCCGTGATGTGGACACACCTGACAATGGATCTTGTTGATCCTGGAAGGTGTAGATCTCTGTGGCACGGCCCTCGAAGTACAGTGCGGAGTTCCGGTCCGACGCGATCGCGTTGTGGCGGGCTTCGGCCGGCAGGCGGACGTTCAAGGACGTCGCGGCCGATCTGAACGTCAACCCCGAGACGCTGCGGACCTGGGTGCGCGACATGGACGCACCGTCGGCCGCCGCTGGCGCGTCGGATGGCGCGGAGGGCGAGCTGGCGCGGCTGCGGGCGGAGAACGCCCGGCTGCTGAAGAACGAGAAGGAATGGCAGCTGGAGCGGGAGATCCTGCGCCGGGCAGCGGCGTATTTTGCCCGGGAGATGAAGTGAAGACCGCCGCTTGGGACTTCGTCTCCGCCCATGCCGAGATGTTCGGCGTCAAGCGGATATGCCGGGTGCTGGAGGTCTCCCGCTCGGGCTACTACGGGTGGATCGCCGGCGCCGAAGCGCGGGCCGTGCAGCAGGCCGCCGAGGACACGCTGGTCGCCGAGATCCGCGAGATCCACGCCGAACACCGCGGGAACTACGGCGCGTTGCGGGTCCACGCCGAGCTGCGCGGCTTCGGCCACACGGTCAACCGCAAGCGGGTCGCGCGGCTGATGCGCAAGCACGACATCGTCGGCCGCCACCTGCGCAAGAAGAAGCGCACCACGACTCCAGACCGCCTCGCGCCGCCGGTGCCGGACCTGGTCCGGCGGGACTTCACCGCCGGCGATCTGGACGAGAAGTGGTGCGGTGACATCACATACGTGCAGGTCGGAGCAACGTGGCTCTACCTCGCCTGCGTCGTGGACATCCGGTCCCGCCGGGTGCTCGGCTGGTCGATGGCCCCGCACATGCGGGCCGAACTCGTCATCGACGCGCTCCAGAACGCGGTCGCCGCCCGCGGCGGCAACGTGGCCGGAGTGATCTTCCACGCGGACCGCGGGTCGCAGTACACCTCGGCCGCGTTCGCCCAGGTCTGCGACCGGTACGGCATCCGCAGGAGCATGGGCAGGGTCGGCTCAAGTTACGACAACGCCCTGGCCGAGAGTTTCTGGCAGGGCCTGAAGCGAGAAACGATGTACGGGAAACTGTTCTTGACGATGCGGCAGGCGAGGCTGGAGATATTCCAGTGGCTCACCTACTACAACGCCCGCCGCCGCCACAGCGCCCTGGGCTACCTCTCCCCAATGGAGTTCGAACAGCAGCACCACAAGACAGCTAAACTCTCACTCGCAGCATGAACCCCTGTGTCCACACTCCGGGGGTCACCTCACACCTCGTAGTTGATCCGCTGCCCGAGTTCCCTGGTGCGCTCGGTGTCGATCAGGC
Above is a genomic segment from Streptomyces sp. NBC_01454 containing:
- a CDS encoding IS630 family transposase; amino-acid sequence: MISGYENLARATFTCTPTAGTRRAGLAGDLGEGEEGLGEVLFADQVGIRSDQVTGRTWGEKGKTPVVRRTGNRFSVDAMSAISTKCGMHFMVFAESFTAEVMCRFPDRLAGHFDRKVHLVVDGHFAHRSKRVRDWLAAHPDDVELHFLPPYSPELNPDELVNADLKHSLPKQHRARNQAELAAETRRFFRRRQRQPQIVRGYFGGPHVRYILDGNPMSF
- a CDS encoding ExeA family protein, producing MPFDKDLAPSMLHRHSSHAQAVARITWCIGERALGVITGEVGAGKTVAVRASLSQLDHPRHKVIYLANPAVGVAGIHHAIVASLGGVPRPHKSTLIPQATALLATENNERGRVPILIIEEAHLLDHEQLEAIRMLTNDEMDSNSPLACLLIGQPTLRHKIKLGVLAALDQRIQVRYNMPSMTGEETSSYLVHHLALAGRSDTLFTDDAITLIHDTARGFPRAVNNLAVQALLSAYAEGKPIVDETSARAAVAEVTAE
- a CDS encoding IS3 family transposase (programmed frameshift), whose translation is MARPSKYSAEFRSDAIALWRASAGRRTFKDVAADLNVNPETLRTWVRDMDAPSAAAGASDGAEGELARLRAENARLLKNEKGMAAGAGDPAPGSGVFCPGDEVKTAAWDFVSAHAEMFGVKRICRVLEVSRSGYYGWIAGAEARAVQQAAEDTLVAEIREIHAEHRGNYGALRVHAELRGFGHTVNRKRVARLMRKHDIVGRHLRKKKRTTTPDRLAPPVPDLVRRDFTAGDLDEKWCGDITYVQVGATWLYLACVVDIRSRRVLGWSMAPHMRAELVIDALQNAVAARGGNVAGVIFHADRGSQYTSAAFAQVCDRYGIRRSMGRVGSSYDNALAESFWQGLKRETMYGKLFLTMRQARLEIFQWLTYYNARRRHSALGYLSPMEFEQQHHKTAKLSLAA